In Archangium violaceum, the following are encoded in one genomic region:
- a CDS encoding prolyl oligopeptidase family serine peptidase, with the protein MKNLDQALEFPTTRRDPESGYTLHGRRFDDPYAWLERLDAPETQAWIAAQEAVTHAVLRSVPGREGLRAAVARSARYARLSPPIPAGPHGREFLWQADASDDKLKLMLRRGKGAPLEPVLDPNTWASDEALVFAVPSPDGARVAFGKAIGSTHGAVIHVLDVETGRLLPDRPRGTSHSSVAWRPDASGFFYAACPEPGEVPAGDEAHWNAIYEHRIGSGAPARRIFGDDQEKEYWCSVKLSECRRFAVLYKWDYVHANVVYLLRLADDALVPVAPAMRSLNQVQVIGDSLLVHTDLDAPRGRLCVAPLMAPTEWRTLIPESSDTLQTVAGVGGRLYAVYSHAASHRVRIHAQDGAYLRDLVLPALGSVNRNEGEGIVSGISGAWSGDEVWVSFMSYVQAPSVYRYDYATDRLSPYHIPDVGLDASEYVTDQVWYESLDGTRVSMFIIHRKDLPRDGRQPVRLSGYGGFNISVEPRFAAVHAAWLKLGGVLAFANVRGGGEYGRAWHQAACKTRRQNAFDDYIAAARWLVSAGYTRPSRLASRGNSNGGLLVAVAAMQAPEAFGAVFCRAPTLDMLRFPNFGHMSSATVEYGSPDDPVEGPYLAGYSPYHNVRADRRYPVMAFVSALNDRVAPPHDPLKMVARLQAEGTGGGPYFLLPLRDSGHGGGTTLTALIEQDVDELSFYCRTLDVAPL; encoded by the coding sequence GACGATCCCTACGCATGGCTGGAGCGGCTCGACGCCCCGGAGACCCAGGCGTGGATCGCGGCGCAGGAAGCCGTCACGCACGCCGTGCTGCGCTCGGTGCCGGGACGCGAGGGGCTGAGGGCAGCGGTGGCTCGCTCCGCGCGCTATGCGCGGCTCTCGCCGCCGATTCCCGCCGGGCCGCACGGACGCGAGTTCCTCTGGCAGGCGGATGCCAGCGACGACAAGCTCAAGCTCATGCTCCGGCGTGGCAAGGGCGCGCCGCTCGAGCCGGTGCTCGATCCCAACACGTGGGCGAGCGACGAGGCGCTGGTCTTCGCCGTGCCGTCACCCGACGGTGCGCGGGTCGCGTTCGGCAAGGCCATTGGTAGCACCCATGGCGCGGTGATCCACGTGCTCGACGTCGAGACGGGGCGGCTGCTGCCCGACCGGCCCCGAGGTACGAGCCACTCGTCGGTGGCCTGGAGACCCGACGCATCGGGCTTCTTCTACGCGGCGTGTCCCGAGCCGGGCGAGGTGCCCGCGGGCGACGAGGCGCACTGGAACGCCATCTACGAGCACCGGATCGGGTCGGGCGCGCCGGCCCGCCGCATCTTCGGCGACGACCAGGAGAAGGAGTACTGGTGCTCGGTCAAGCTCAGCGAGTGTCGCCGCTTCGCCGTGCTCTACAAGTGGGACTACGTGCACGCCAACGTCGTCTACCTGCTGCGCCTCGCCGACGACGCCCTCGTGCCGGTGGCTCCCGCCATGCGGTCTCTCAACCAGGTGCAGGTGATTGGTGACTCGCTGCTCGTTCATACCGACCTCGACGCGCCGCGCGGCCGTCTCTGCGTCGCGCCACTGATGGCACCGACGGAGTGGCGGACGCTCATCCCCGAGAGCTCGGACACGCTGCAGACGGTCGCTGGCGTCGGTGGCCGCCTCTACGCCGTCTACTCGCATGCGGCGTCGCATCGCGTGCGCATCCACGCCCAGGACGGCGCCTACCTCCGCGACCTGGTGCTGCCCGCACTCGGCTCCGTGAATCGCAATGAAGGGGAGGGCATCGTCAGCGGCATCAGCGGCGCTTGGAGCGGCGACGAGGTGTGGGTGAGCTTCATGTCGTACGTGCAGGCCCCCTCGGTCTACCGGTACGACTACGCGACGGACCGCTTGTCGCCGTACCACATCCCCGACGTCGGGCTCGACGCCTCCGAGTATGTGACGGACCAGGTCTGGTACGAGTCGCTCGACGGGACGCGGGTGTCGATGTTCATCATCCACCGGAAGGACCTGCCTCGCGACGGGCGCCAGCCCGTGCGGCTGAGCGGCTACGGTGGCTTCAACATCTCGGTGGAGCCGCGCTTCGCGGCGGTCCATGCTGCCTGGCTGAAGCTGGGCGGCGTGCTCGCCTTCGCCAACGTGCGAGGTGGCGGCGAATACGGACGTGCCTGGCACCAGGCGGCATGCAAGACGCGGCGGCAGAACGCCTTCGACGACTACATCGCGGCGGCGCGTTGGCTCGTCTCGGCGGGCTACACGAGGCCCTCCAGGCTCGCCTCGCGCGGCAACAGCAACGGCGGTCTGCTCGTCGCCGTCGCCGCCATGCAGGCCCCCGAGGCCTTCGGAGCCGTCTTCTGCCGCGCGCCCACCCTCGACATGCTGCGCTTCCCGAATTTCGGCCACATGAGCTCGGCGACCGTCGAATACGGCTCGCCCGACGATCCCGTCGAGGGTCCGTATCTCGCCGGGTATTCGCCCTATCACAACGTCCGAGCCGATCGCCGCTACCCCGTGATGGCCTTCGTGTCGGCGTTGAACGACCGGGTCGCGCCTCCGCATGATCCGCTCAAGATGGTCGCCAGGCTCCAGGCGGAAGGCACGGGGGGCGGACCCTATTTCCTGCTGCCGCTCCGGGACTCGGGACACGGCGGCGGCACCACGCTGACGGCGCTCATCGAGCAAGACGTCGACGAGCTGAGCTTCTACTGCCGGACGCTCGACGTCGCACCGCTCTGA